A genomic region of Bradyrhizobium sp. ORS 278 contains the following coding sequences:
- a CDS encoding F0F1 ATP synthase subunit gamma yields the protein MASLKDMRVRIASTKATQKITKAMQMVAASKLRRAQLAAEAARPYAEKMDAVISNIAAASAGSPASSKLLAGTGRDQVHLLLVCTGERGLSGAFNSSIVRLARERALALMNQGKDVKFFCVGRKGYEQLRRQFEKQIIAHVDLRSVRQIGFVHAEDIAKQVIARFDAGEFDVCTLFYSRFKSVIAQIPTAQQIIPLVVEAPAANAAPVALYEYEPEEDEILSALLPRNVGVQIFRALLENNASFYGAQMSAMDNATRNAGEMIRKQTLVYNRTRQAMITKELIEIISGAEAV from the coding sequence ATGGCGTCACTGAAAGATATGCGCGTCCGCATCGCCTCGACCAAGGCGACGCAGAAGATCACCAAGGCCATGCAGATGGTCGCGGCCTCGAAGCTGCGCCGCGCGCAGCTGGCGGCCGAGGCGGCGCGTCCCTATGCCGAGAAGATGGACGCTGTCATCTCGAACATCGCGGCCGCTTCCGCCGGATCGCCCGCGAGTTCGAAGCTGCTGGCCGGCACCGGTCGTGACCAGGTCCACCTGCTGCTGGTCTGCACCGGCGAGCGCGGCCTGTCCGGCGCGTTCAACTCGTCGATCGTGCGCCTCGCCCGAGAGCGCGCGCTGGCCCTGATGAACCAGGGCAAGGACGTGAAGTTCTTCTGCGTCGGCCGGAAGGGCTACGAGCAGCTGCGTCGCCAGTTCGAGAAGCAGATCATCGCCCATGTCGATTTGCGCTCGGTGCGCCAGATCGGCTTCGTGCATGCCGAGGATATCGCCAAGCAGGTGATCGCCCGCTTCGACGCCGGCGAGTTCGACGTCTGCACGCTGTTCTATTCGCGCTTCAAGTCGGTCATCGCGCAGATCCCGACCGCGCAGCAGATCATCCCGCTGGTGGTCGAGGCGCCCGCCGCCAACGCCGCGCCGGTCGCGCTCTACGAGTACGAGCCGGAGGAGGACGAGATCCTGTCCGCGCTGCTGCCGCGCAACGTCGGCGTCCAGATCTTCCGCGCGCTGCTCGAGAACAACGCCTCGTTCTACGGCGCGCAGATGTCGGCGATGGACAACGCCACCCGCAACGCCGGTGAGATGATCCGCAAGCAGACGCTGGTCTACAACCGCACGCGTCAGGCGATGATCACCAAGGAACTGATCGAAATCATTTCGGGCGCCGAGGCGGTCTAA
- a CDS encoding adenylate/guanylate cyclase domain-containing protein, whose product MAGQIVLKRKIAAIFAADIAGYSRLVAEDEEETLRRLAAYREVVDDFIARAGGRIFNTAGDAVLAEFPSAVEAVRCAIDIQESLRTRNMAYPPSRQMSYRIGITIGDVVERDGDLLGDGVNIAARLEGLADVGGICISRAVHEQVANKLSVQFADMGAREVKNIPTPVHAYRVAMRREDGTYAAPQDKTKPPSVAKRLLKAGVAIVVLMVAVGVGTALYLDHRDPPSSQPDAAKSAAAALSRLSAKPGSSGGATSPVSLSPEPAAATPAPQPSAQPSPIVTAEKFVPDAVPFVGERTRIALARDYVPAPGAKAFATTVNGVSAYVTGQPSEEAAKAAALEQCHQRAESSTSLHKCELYAVGDTIVYPHGKPPLPPLPWVRHDPTTERAFNAAEMPLARDPGRARLEANYGNARRTKAIALGPGGQFVYFVGGDLADDVVRRSLESCGAQAGTPCLIVALDDAFVVPVPTVMKATGFFHAASHTAIAADARDEVARRLAAASSGWNAIAVGTSGHPGYGLNGDREETAIGGALADCSTRDQDCRVIAIGPFTVEDN is encoded by the coding sequence ATGGCAGGGCAGATCGTCTTGAAGCGCAAGATTGCCGCGATATTCGCAGCTGACATTGCAGGCTACTCCCGCCTCGTCGCCGAGGATGAAGAAGAGACGCTGCGGCGTCTGGCGGCCTATCGCGAGGTCGTCGACGACTTCATCGCCCGGGCCGGCGGCCGCATCTTCAACACTGCCGGCGACGCCGTGCTTGCGGAGTTTCCGAGCGCCGTCGAGGCGGTGCGCTGCGCGATCGACATCCAGGAGAGCCTGCGCACGCGCAACATGGCTTATCCGCCGAGCCGCCAGATGAGCTACCGCATCGGCATCACCATCGGCGACGTCGTCGAGCGCGACGGTGATCTGCTCGGCGACGGTGTGAACATCGCCGCACGGCTCGAGGGCCTCGCCGATGTCGGCGGCATCTGCATCTCGCGCGCGGTGCACGAGCAGGTCGCCAACAAGCTGTCGGTGCAATTCGCCGACATGGGCGCCCGCGAGGTCAAAAACATCCCGACGCCGGTGCACGCCTATCGCGTGGCGATGCGCCGCGAGGACGGCACCTACGCGGCGCCCCAGGACAAGACCAAGCCCCCGTCTGTCGCCAAACGCCTGCTCAAGGCCGGCGTCGCCATTGTCGTCCTGATGGTTGCGGTCGGCGTCGGAACAGCGCTCTACCTCGATCACCGCGATCCGCCGTCGTCGCAGCCGGATGCCGCCAAGTCCGCGGCGGCGGCGCTGTCGCGGTTGTCGGCGAAGCCGGGTTCATCCGGCGGTGCCACATCGCCGGTCTCGCTGTCTCCCGAGCCCGCGGCAGCGACGCCCGCGCCGCAGCCCTCGGCCCAACCCTCGCCGATCGTCACGGCCGAAAAATTCGTGCCCGACGCCGTGCCGTTCGTCGGCGAGCGCACCCGTATCGCGCTGGCGCGCGACTATGTTCCGGCGCCGGGCGCCAAGGCGTTCGCGACCACTGTCAACGGCGTCAGCGCCTACGTCACGGGGCAGCCGAGCGAAGAGGCGGCCAAGGCCGCGGCGTTGGAGCAGTGTCACCAGCGCGCCGAGTCCTCGACCAGCTTGCATAAATGCGAGCTCTATGCGGTCGGCGACACCATCGTCTACCCGCATGGCAAGCCGCCCCTGCCGCCGCTGCCATGGGTGCGCCACGACCCGACGACGGAGCGCGCGTTCAACGCAGCCGAGATGCCGCTGGCGCGCGATCCTGGGCGCGCGCGACTGGAGGCGAATTACGGCAATGCGCGGCGGACCAAGGCCATCGCGCTGGGCCCAGGCGGGCAGTTCGTCTACTTCGTCGGCGGCGATCTGGCCGACGACGTGGTCCGGCGCAGTCTCGAATCCTGCGGTGCCCAGGCCGGGACGCCCTGCCTGATCGTCGCGCTGGATGACGCGTTCGTGGTGCCGGTGCCGACGGTGATGAAGGCAACCGGCTTCTTTCACGCCGCCAGCCACACCGCGATCGCCGCTGACGCCCGCGACGAGGTCGCGCGGCGCCTCGCCGCCGCATCCTCCGGCTGGAACGCGATCGCGGTCGGGACATCAGGCCATCCCGGCTACGGCCTGAACGGCGACCGCGAGGAGACCGCGATCGGCGGCGCGCTGGCCGATTGCTCGACGCGCGACCAGGACTGCCGCGTGATCGCGATCGGCCCGTTCACGGTCGAGGATAATTAG
- a CDS encoding RNA pyrophosphohydrolase: MTRYEDLPYRTCVGIALINSEGLVFIGRRAGGIEHVDDTHVWQMPQGGVDPGEDAWEAAKRELYEETSVRSVEKLAEIDDWLTYDIPRTVAGRAWKGRYRGQRQKWFALRFTGKDSEIDVEHPGGGHHKAEFITWRWEPLQNLPTLIVPFKRPVYERVAKEFATLAGG; the protein is encoded by the coding sequence ATGACGCGCTACGAGGACCTGCCCTACCGCACCTGCGTCGGCATCGCGCTGATCAACTCGGAAGGGCTGGTGTTCATCGGTCGCCGCGCCGGAGGCATCGAGCATGTCGACGACACCCATGTCTGGCAGATGCCGCAGGGCGGCGTCGATCCCGGCGAGGACGCCTGGGAAGCCGCCAAGCGCGAGCTTTATGAGGAGACCAGCGTCCGCTCGGTCGAGAAGCTCGCCGAGATCGACGACTGGCTGACCTACGACATCCCGCGCACGGTGGCCGGCCGGGCGTGGAAGGGCCGCTACCGCGGCCAGCGCCAGAAATGGTTCGCGCTGCGCTTCACCGGCAAGGATTCCGAGATCGACGTCGAACACCCTGGCGGCGGCCACCACAAGGCGGAGTTCATCACCTGGCGCTGGGAGCCGCTGCAGAACCTGCCGACGCTGATCGTGCCATTCAAGCGGCCGGTCTATGAGCGGGTGGCCAAGGAATTCGCGACGCTGGCGGGCGGCTGA
- the atpD gene encoding F0F1 ATP synthase subunit beta: protein MATAANQIGRVTQVIGAVVDVQFEGHLPAILNSLETKNGGNRLVLEVAQHLGESTVRAIAMDTTEGLVRGQEVTDTGAPIRVPVGEGTLGRIINVIGEPIDEAGPVKADNVRAIHQEAPTYTDQSTEAEILVTGIKVVDLLAPYAKGGKIGLFGGAGVGKTVLIQELINNVAKAHGGYSVFAGVGERTREGNDLYHEFIESKVNADPHNPDPSVKSKCALVFGQMNEPPGARARVALTGLTIAEDFRDKGQDVLFFVDNIFRFTQAGSEVSALLGRIPSAVGYQPTLATDMGALQERITTTTKGSITSVQAIYVPADDLTDPAPATSFAHLDATTTLSRSIAEKGIYPAVDPLDSTSRMLSPLVVGEEHYAVARQVQQVLQRYKALQDIIAILGMDELSEEDKLTVARARKVERFMSQPFHVAEIFTGSPGKFVELADTIKGFKGLVEGKYDHLPEAAFYMVGTIEEAVEKGKKLAAEAA from the coding sequence ATGGCTACCGCAGCCAACCAGATCGGTCGCGTCACCCAGGTGATCGGCGCTGTCGTCGACGTTCAGTTCGAAGGTCACCTGCCCGCAATTCTCAACTCGCTGGAAACGAAGAACGGCGGCAACCGCCTCGTGCTCGAGGTCGCGCAGCATCTCGGTGAATCCACCGTGCGCGCGATCGCGATGGACACGACCGAAGGTCTGGTCCGTGGCCAGGAAGTGACCGACACCGGCGCTCCGATCCGCGTTCCCGTCGGCGAAGGCACGCTCGGCCGCATCATCAACGTGATCGGCGAGCCGATCGACGAAGCCGGCCCGGTGAAGGCCGACAACGTCCGCGCCATTCACCAGGAAGCGCCGACCTACACCGACCAGTCGACCGAGGCCGAGATCCTCGTGACCGGCATCAAGGTCGTCGACCTGCTCGCCCCCTACGCCAAGGGCGGCAAGATCGGTCTGTTCGGCGGCGCCGGCGTCGGCAAGACCGTGCTGATTCAGGAGCTGATCAACAACGTCGCCAAGGCACACGGCGGCTACTCGGTGTTCGCCGGCGTCGGTGAGCGCACCCGCGAGGGCAACGACCTCTATCACGAGTTCATCGAGTCCAAGGTCAATGCCGATCCGCACAACCCGGATCCGAGCGTGAAGTCGAAGTGCGCGCTGGTGTTCGGCCAGATGAACGAGCCGCCGGGCGCCCGCGCCCGCGTCGCGCTCACCGGTCTGACCATCGCGGAAGACTTCCGCGACAAGGGCCAGGACGTGCTGTTCTTCGTCGACAACATCTTCCGCTTCACCCAGGCCGGCTCGGAAGTGTCGGCGCTGCTCGGCCGTATTCCTTCGGCGGTGGGTTATCAGCCGACGCTCGCCACCGACATGGGCGCGCTGCAGGAGCGCATCACCACCACCACCAAGGGCTCGATCACCTCGGTGCAGGCCATCTACGTGCCGGCCGACGACTTGACCGACCCGGCCCCGGCGACGTCGTTCGCGCACTTGGACGCGACCACGACGCTGTCGCGCTCGATCGCCGAAAAGGGCATCTACCCGGCCGTCGACCCGCTCGACTCGACGTCGCGCATGCTCTCCCCGCTGGTCGTCGGCGAGGAGCACTATGCGGTCGCCCGCCAGGTGCAGCAGGTGCTTCAGCGCTACAAGGCGCTGCAGGACATCATCGCCATCCTGGGCATGGACGAGCTCTCGGAAGAGGACAAGCTGACTGTCGCGCGCGCCCGCAAGGTCGAGCGCTTCATGTCGCAGCCGTTCCACGTCGCCGAAATCTTCACGGGATCGCCGGGCAAGTTCGTCGAGCTCGCCGACACCATCAAGGGCTTCAAGGGCCTGGTGGAAGGCAAGTACGACCACCTGCCGGAGGCTGCCTTCTACATGGTCGGCACCATCGAAGAGGCGGTCGAGAAGGGCAAGAAGCTGGCGGCGGAAGCCGCCTAA
- a CDS encoding RNA pyrophosphohydrolase, which yields MTETRPYRPNVGIALLNADGLVFLGRRFRDDGPEIVLPGLEWQMPQGGVDAGEDLQAAARRELWEETGIRDADILAETDWLTYEFPPFEDPNHRLARFRGQRQKWFAMRFTGREADIDPVTPRNGQPAEFDAWRWERLARVPDLVVPFRREVYRAVAEAFAHLAA from the coding sequence ATGACCGAGACCAGACCCTATCGCCCGAATGTCGGCATCGCCTTGTTGAATGCCGACGGCCTCGTCTTCCTCGGGCGCCGCTTTCGCGACGACGGCCCGGAGATCGTCCTGCCCGGCCTCGAATGGCAGATGCCGCAGGGTGGCGTCGACGCGGGCGAGGATCTGCAGGCGGCGGCGCGGCGCGAGCTGTGGGAGGAGACCGGCATCCGCGACGCCGACATTCTCGCCGAGACCGACTGGTTGACTTACGAGTTTCCGCCGTTCGAAGACCCCAACCACCGCCTCGCCCGCTTCCGCGGGCAGCGCCAGAAATGGTTCGCGATGCGCTTCACCGGCCGCGAGGCCGACATCGATCCGGTGACGCCGCGCAACGGCCAGCCGGCCGAGTTCGACGCCTGGCGCTGGGAACGGCTGGCGCGCGTGCCGGACCTGGTGGTGCCGTTCCGGCGCGAGGTGTATCGCGCGGTAGCAGAGGCGTTCGCGCATCTGGCGGCGTGA
- a CDS encoding F0F1 ATP synthase subunit epsilon, translating to MATFHFDLVSPEKIAFSGEVDQVDVPGQEGDFGVLAGHAPFVATLRPGILTVTTGGTQQKIIVLGGLAEISEKGLTILADVATSLKELDQTAFATEISGMEAKLNEKQGDELDRAIERLDHFKTIQQQLNTTALH from the coding sequence ATGGCAACTTTCCACTTCGATCTCGTCTCGCCGGAAAAGATCGCCTTCTCGGGCGAGGTCGATCAGGTCGACGTTCCCGGCCAGGAGGGTGATTTCGGCGTGCTCGCAGGTCACGCGCCGTTCGTCGCCACCTTGCGCCCGGGCATTCTGACGGTCACGACCGGCGGCACACAGCAGAAGATCATCGTGCTCGGCGGCCTCGCCGAGATCTCGGAGAAGGGACTGACCATCCTCGCCGACGTCGCGACGTCGCTGAAGGAGCTGGACCAGACCGCCTTCGCGACGGAGATTTCGGGGATGGAAGCCAAGCTGAACGAGAAGCAGGGTGACGAGCTCGATCGTGCGATCGAGCGGCTCGACCACTTCAAGACGATCCAGCAGCAGCTGAACACGACGGCCCTGCACTGA